A window of Primulina huaijiensis isolate GDHJ02 chromosome 9, ASM1229523v2, whole genome shotgun sequence contains these coding sequences:
- the LOC140983884 gene encoding flavonoid 3'-monooxygenase CYP75B137-like, with protein MDQQPIFSSLDQWPLITFTVIALVGTLWLLLSIFKKSITETPPLPPGPRGLPLVGNLLSLDPELHTYFMNLARTYGPIYSLKLGNRTGIVISSPTLAKEVLRDQDTVFANRDVPVAGKEATYGGNDIVWNPYGPEWRMLRKVCVLEMLGKHMLDSVYSLRKKELRQMIKYMYEEAGAPVNVGEQMFLNVMNVITNMMWGGTMEGEQRAVLGAEFRQAVTEMTALLGMPNVSDFYPALARFDLQGIQKKMKVLVKRFDGIFERIIGERLGKETTEECNDFLQVMLRLRDTNVDFTMTHLYISIFAIFQNGNFNLYIYTQDMVVGGTETTSNSVEFALAEMMAHPQILRKAQQELETTVGKNNIVEESHVHNLPYLYAVMKETLRLHPALPLLVPHSPSSNSTVSGYTIPKGSRVFINVWAIHRDPDIWENPSEFRPERFLDGKWDYSGNDFHYFPFGSGRRICAGTAMAERMFMFSLASLVHSFDWSLAGDSQKVDLEEKFGIVLKKRMSLVAVATPRLADAGLYE; from the exons ATGGATCAACAGCCTATCTTCTCCTCTCTGGATCAATGGCCGCTGATCACTTTTACGGTAATCGCCCTTGTCGGAACATTGTGGCTTCTCCTCTCAATCTTCAAGAAGTCGATCACGGAAACTCCGCCACTTCCGCCGGGTCCGAGGGGGCTTCCCCTCGTCGGGAACCTCCTCTCACTCGACCCGGAGCTGCACACATACTTCATGAATCTGGCTCGAACCTACGGGCCCATATATTCCTTGAAGCTCGGCAACAGGACGGGCATCGTGATCAGCTCCCCCACCTTGGCTAAAGAGGTTCTCAGAGATCAGGACACCGTTTTCGCGAATCGAGACGTTCCGGTGGCGGGGAAGGAGGCTACGTACGGCGGCAATGATATTGTATGGAACCCGTACGGCCCGGAATGGAGGATGCTTAGGAAAGTGTGTGTCCTGGAAATGCTAGGTAAGCACATGTTGGATTCTGTGTATTCTTTGAGGAAGAAGGAGCTCCGGCAGATGATAAAGTACATGTATGAGGAGGCGGGGGCGCCGGTGAATGTGGGGGAGCAGATGTTTCTGAATGTTATGAATGTGATCACAAATATGATGTGGGGCGGGACGATGGAGGGAGAGCAGAGGGCGGTGCTGGGGGCGGAGTTCCGGCAGGCCGTGACGGAGATGACGGCACTGCTGGGGATGCCGAACGTGTCGGATTTTTATCCAGCATTGGCGAGGTTTGACTTGCAGGGAATACAGAAGAAGATGAAAGTGTTGGTGAAGAGATTCGATGGGATTTTTGAGAGGATAATTGGTGAGAGGTTGGGGAAGGAGACTACGGAAGAATGCAATGATTTCTTGCAG GTTATGTTGAGGCTGAGAGATACGAACGTGGATTTCACCATGACCCATCTNTATATATCCATATTTGCTATTTTT caaaatggtaattttaatttgtatatATACACGCAGGACATGGTGGTCGGAGGCACTGAGACAACTTCGAACTCGGTGGAGTTTGCCTTGGCGGAGATGATGGCCCATCCCCAGATCCTCCGCAAAGCCCAGCAAGAACTCGAAACCACTGTCGGAAAAAACAACATTGTCGAAGAATCCCACGTCCACAATCTCCCTTACCTCTACGCTGTCATGAAAGAAACCCTACGCCTTCACCCAGCCCTCCCACTTCTAGTCCCCCACAGCCCCAGCTCAAACTCCACCGTTTCCGGCTACACCATCCCCAAAGGCTCTCGAGTTTTCATAAATGTCTGGGCCATACACCGCGATCCGGATATATGGGAGAACCCATCGGAGTTTCGTCCGGAGAGGTTTCTCGATGGGAAGTGGGATTACAGTGGGAATGATTTTCATTACTTCCCATTCGGGTCTGGACGGAGGATCTGCGCTGGAACGGCGATGGCGGAGAGGATGTTCATGTTCTCCCTTGCTTCGTTGGTTCATTCTTTTGATTGGAGTTTGGCCGGAGATAGTCAGAAGGTGGATTTGGAGGAGAAATTTGGGATCGTGTTGAAGAAGAGGATGTCTTTGGTTGCGGTGGCGACGCCGAGATTGGCTGATGCTGGCTTGTACGAGTGA